A region of Lycium barbarum isolate Lr01 chromosome 3, ASM1917538v2, whole genome shotgun sequence DNA encodes the following proteins:
- the LOC132631097 gene encoding endoglucanase 4-like: MIGSEKSPCQVLRIIVVIFVCLTAMVVANVPNPNYADALTKSILFFEGQRSGKLPPNQRMSWRKDSALHDGADKGVDLVGGYYDAGDNVKFHFPMAFTTTMLAWSVVQFRNSMGLDLQHAMEAIKWSTDYFLKATDIPNVVYAQVGNAEGDHNCWERPEDIDTPRTTFAVTAQAPGSEVSAEIAAALAAASMVFKPTDLAYSNFLINRAAQVFEFADKHRGSYNDSIGPWVCPFYCNYNGYNDELLWAAAWLLEATRKPMYWDYVKQNIINFKSDIENGLSEFGWDAKHAGINVLISNFVLDNPSNANPYLPYADTFVCRVLPESPTNTVRYTPGGLIYKSGICNMQNPTALSFLLLTYARYMKTRVIRCGNVDVTQKMLIRFARSQVNYILGRNPMNMSYMVGFGTKFPQRIHHRGASLPSIDQHPEKIGCKEGTPYFLNENPNPNLHIRAVVGGPDIKDYFADVRHDSAHSEPTTYVNAPLVGLLAYFKAHP, encoded by the exons ATGATTGGTAGCGAAAAATCTCCTTGTCAGGTGCTAAGAATAATAGTAGTAATATTTGTCTGCTTGACAGCAATGGTGGTAGCAAATGTTCCTAATCCTAATTATGCTGATGCCTTAACAAAGAGTATACTCTTCTTTGAAGGACAAAGGTCTGGTAAATTACCCCCTAACCAGCGCATGTCTTGGAGAAAAGATTCTGCTCTTCACGATGGAGCTGACAAGGGT GTGGATTTGGTAGGTGGATACTATGATGCTGGTGACAATGTGAAGTTCCACTTTCCAATGGCCTTTACAACGACCATGTTGGCTTGGAGCGTCGTGCAGTTCAGAAATTCAATGGGGCTAGACTTGCAACATGCCATGGAGGCTATTAAGTGGTCCACGGATTATTTCTTAAAGGCCACAGACATTCCAAACGTAGTATATGCACAAGTAGGTAACGCAGAGGGCGATCATAACTGCTGGGAAAGGCCTGAAGATATAGACACTCCTCGTACTACTTTTGCAGTTACTGCACAAGCTCCTGGTTCTGAAGTTTCTGCTGAAATCGCTGCTGCTCTAGCTGCTGCCTCCATGGTATTTAAGCCTACTGATCTCGCATATTCCAATTTTCTCATCAACAGAGCCGCCCAG GTTTTTGAATTTGCGGATAAACATAGAGGATCTTACAATGACAGCATAGGACCTTGGGTGTGCCCATTCTATTGTAATTACAACGGATACAAT GATGAATTGCTTTGGGCTGCAGCATGGCTCCTCGAAGCAACAAGAAAGCCTATGTATTGGGACTACGTAAAGCAAAACATTATAAACTTCAAATCAGACATCGAAAATGGCTTATCAGAATTTGGATGGGATGCCAAGCATGCTGGTATCAATGTGCTCATCTCCAAC TTTGTTCTGGATAATCCTTCAAATGCAAACCCGTACCTTCCTTACGCTGATACGTTCGTCTGCCGTGTGTTGCCTGAATCTCCCACCAATACAGTTAGATACACTCCAG GTGGACTCATTTACAAATCGGGGATTTGTAATATGCAAAATCCAACAGCTCTGTCATTTCTACTTCTTACCTATGCCCGCTACATGAAGACCAGGGTAATTCGCTGTGGCAATGTTGATGTAACTCAAAAGATGCTAATACGTTTTGCAAGGAGCCAG GTGAATTATATTCTTGGGAGAAATCCAATGAACATGTCATACATGGTTGGATTTGGAACAAAATTTCCTCAAAGAATACACCATAGAGGGGCTTCATTGCCATCTATTGATCAACATCCGGAGAAGATAGGATGTAAAGAAGGGACACCATATTTCCTCAACGAAAATCCAAATCCCAACTTGCATATAAGGGCAGTGGTGGGAGGACCTGATATCAAAGATTATTTTGCTGATGTTAGACATGATTCTGCTCATTCAGAGCCAACTACATATGTCAATGCACCACTTGTTGGACTCTTGGCTTATTTTAAAGCACATCCCTAG